The sequence below is a genomic window from Brevibacillus agri.
GCTCATCGTCTCGCCCAGCAGCAAAAAGGCGAGAATCGCGGTAAACACCGGGTTGAAGTTGAGGAACATGCCAGCAGAGGTCGCCCCGACCTTTTGCACCCCGACATTCCACAAGACCATGCTGACCACAGTCGCCATTACGCCGACGTAAAACAGCGACAGCCAAAATGACCAGGTCGTATTCTCGACGGTAAACGTCGTCAGATTAAACGGCAGCATCAGCGCTACGCCGAAAAGTCCCGAGTACAGGGTGGACATCATCGGCGACACGGTTTTCATCGCCCAGCGTCCACAGACGGAGTAAATTCCCCACATCGCCACAGCCGCCAGCATCCACAGGTCGCCTGTATTGAAATGCAGTTGCTCCAAATGGGTAAAGTCGCCTTTGCAAAGCACGACCAGCACGCCTGCAAAAGAAATGAGCATGGCGACGATTTGCAGCGGCCGAATTTTTTCCCCGATCAGCAAAAACGAGAAAATCGCGATCGAAACCGGGTTGAGCGTCGACAAAAGCCCGACATTGGTAGCGTCTGTCCGCTCCAGCGCCCAGAACATAAACAGATTGAACAGCGCCACGCCTGTCACGCCCATCACGATCAACGGAACGAGCGCCTGTCGCGTGGGCAAGATCCGCTTTTCGCGCACCCAGACGACAGGCAGCAAACAGGCGACTGCAATCAGCCAGCGCAAATTGGTCAACGTCAACGACGACGCGTGTCCGACCAAAAATTTACCGACGACGAAGTTTCCTCCCCAGAGGAAGCTGGTACAGAGTAAGAGTCCGACATATAGGGGTTTCATAGTTCATGCTGCCTCCTGCCAAGCTGTTGAATGATCGTCTAGCTAAATCCGTCCTCTATCATACACCTTTCTTCGCGTCTTGGGGCGGCGCAATCCATTTTTCCATGAAAATCAGCTCGCAAGCGGCGAAGCCCAACTGCCTGTAAAACGATTGCACGCCGCTGTTTTCCGGCTCGATCAGCAGGTTGATTTTCTCGCAACCCACATTCATAAGCCGCCGCTCCAGCTCCTGCATGAGCCGGCTTCCCAGCGCTTGGCCCTGGCAGGCGGGATCGACCGCCAGATGATTGACCCAGCCGCGCCGTCCGTCATAGCTGCCCATGACAGCCCCCACGACCTGCCCGTCATCGTTTGTTGCCACCAAAAACAGCTCCGGGTCGCGCTCCAGCTTGCGGCGCAATCCTTCCCGCGTATCGGAGCGGGAAAGCACAAGCCCTGCCCGCTGCCAAAGCTCGACGACTGCCTCATACTGCTCCCATGCAAACGACTGTAATTGCAAGGTATGACACTCCTGTTTGTATTTTTATAAAACAAAATTAATATTTATACAATTATACCGAGAAAAAAGGGAGCTTGCCAAGAAGCTCCCCGCTATCGCTATGAAACGGCCAGCCACGACAAGATCAGAGGCAACAGAGTGAACGCCCACACGACCGTAATCATCGCCCCGGCAATGACGGCCAGCGTCGCGCTGCTCCCTTCCGTGTCGCCGCGCTCGAACGCCTTGA
It includes:
- a CDS encoding DMT family transporter, whose protein sequence is MKPLYVGLLLCTSFLWGGNFVVGKFLVGHASSLTLTNLRWLIAVACLLPVVWVREKRILPTRQALVPLIVMGVTGVALFNLFMFWALERTDATNVGLLSTLNPVSIAIFSFLLIGEKIRPLQIVAMLISFAGVLVVLCKGDFTHLEQLHFNTGDLWMLAAVAMWGIYSVCGRWAMKTVSPMMSTLYSGLFGVALMLPFNLTTFTVENTTWSFWLSLFYVGVMATVVSMVLWNVGVQKVGATSAGMFLNFNPVFTAILAFLLLGETMSVLQLLGSVIVIVGCYLFAKLKHVPAKTPAALEQARG
- a CDS encoding GNAT family acetyltransferase, coding for MQLQSFAWEQYEAVVELWQRAGLVLSRSDTREGLRRKLERDPELFLVATNDDGQVVGAVMGSYDGRRGWVNHLAVDPACQGQALGSRLMQELERRLMNVGCEKINLLIEPENSGVQSFYRQLGFAACELIFMEKWIAPPQDAKKGV